The DNA segment GCAATTAATTCAACTGATGCTGAAAAGTAATCATCTATAAGTTAATGAATTTTTCAGGCATAAAGATGGCTGACGACACTTACAGTTTCATCAATACCAATATGTCGAATCTTATCACCAACAGTAATGAAGATGTTGATGTCAACGCTTCTTCCGGGACGTTTAACGCATCTAACGGAAATATGACGTCTGACGTCCAATCCGATCCGCTTATCTCTTTTACGGTTCCAGCGTTGATGTTTTCGTTTggagtgtttggaaatattctGGCAATAGCTGTGCTCTTTCGATCTTCAAATGAACATAAGCGTACGGTGTTTTATCGACTGGTGGGAGCATTAGCTTGCACGGATCTCTTTGGAACGTGTGCAACGTCGCCGATCACGTTAGCCGTTTATGCTAATAAATTTAAATGGGTGGGCGGGGACGCCCTTTGTCAGTATGAGTCGTTTATGCTTATATTTGCTGGATATTCAACAGTTTTCATCATTGGAGCTATGGCAGTGGATCGTTTACTAGCCATATTGTGCCCGTTCTTCTACGACCAACATATTACCACACGTCGAGCGGTTCTTGGTATTTGCAGCCTTTGGGCGTTTGCAGCGTTTCTTGGACTTTTACCGATCTTAGGTCTCGGAGAAAACGTTAAACAGTTTCCTGGAACTTGGTGTTTCTTTACGTTTGTGAGTTCAGagattaaaaatcaaattttcgCATACATGTATGCTTCCATAGGCTTATCAGTGATCTCAATGACGATTGTGTTCAACTTTGTAGTGACGTGGACATTATTGAAGATGAGACGTAAGGCCGCTAACATCAGTCACGCTAAACGTCAGGATAGTGAGCTACAAATGATGATGTTGCTGCTAGGAATCATTATCATCTTTTCAACGTGCTGGTGTCCATTCCTGGTAAGGTGATTGCGATGATAATATAAGGTGGATCTAGAAATGTTCATGTGTTTCAAAACActaattaaaagatattttcatcgaaatataatttaatattagcataattatgatcttatttatatttgtatttgtttggcCTTTTTAGGTGTAGTATATAAcactttttaacaatatttataaaaaataacgcaGCCTTAGTGTACCCCTATGACTTGATGTTATATTTGCTATAACATTCTTTTCTATCTAGTATCCTATTTCTAATTTTACATACTAATGTCAATCAGCTAATTACTACGATAATTATCGCTCTCCATAAATATTTACGATTCATGCATTACCTATGTAGAGAGAGTAATACGTTTATCGCCCCATCTAGTGGTCAGTGAAATTCCTGATAGTCATCTCCCCATCAAACGTTTTTAACCTAATCTCAAGAAAGAAGTAATTATTATACGTGAAACCTGCACTTTCTCAGATCGAccctttttgcatttttttttatttagtttttgtctaGGAATGAGCCACTGTTTGCGTTAATGTCTTATAACCAGAGATTTCAGACTGCTGACTTCAaatcgcagttttcatatttacgttcgaaaattgatgttttaaggcTGAAAGCGTTACTTATGCTTATAGAAATGCTGTGATGTGATTGTTGTGATTGTTGATGTGCtgtgactgaattgaaggcattgagttcaaaatcagctgattttgagtcattttttaaaacactatttaaatgaaaaactacagaaaaaaagcTCAGTCGccgaaaatataaacataattccCGTTTAGTGGCACAGGATAAACGCCagagacatagaacacaaaaacaaacaatctcaAACCAAAAACATGGAAcgacagcacaaaactccaaaaacaaCACAGTCCATATAtactacaaaaaaaaactaggtgtgtttatcaaggattgtttgGTATCGCccttgaacggtcagtaaaatttaaaatttaccgGTGGGGtttaaccagtttgtgtgcacaacctcactctcaTCCCAACAATCACGGAAAAAgtaaaacgtaaatggtaaagtttatcaaagtatgcattaacttgaggaaacttaattataaaacaaataataacaaactaaTACGAAAATTttcaagtacttctatgattaagGATCCCGACTCTATCTGTAGACGAAGTAATATCATTCAGAGAATCCAATGCAAAACCTTTTAGGTATTCTGATTAAGGATCCCGACTCTATCTGTAGACGAAGTAAAACCATTCAGAGAATCCAATGCAAAACCTTTTAGGTATTCTGcatatattgtttgaaactatgaacatcacacacagtctgcatAAGCAAATAAAATGGGATGAGCAATAATATAAGCAACCAGCGATTTAAGAATACTatcatactttgataaaatattataatgaccattatcAAATGGTGAGAAAGTTTTCTGTCACAAATAACAATCTGTGATTTTGCAGctttaacaagaaatatttgtaaacaagaaTCGATCCTctaaacattattattgtgTGTTGTAATTCAAACCACGGCATAAGTACACATAAGCTGTTTCAccaatatacaaaaacaaatttgtgaaaaaaatgtatttattcagCATGGAAGACTACATTTTCCATGGGATAACCATTACAAACACTAAATAGTGCTTTGCATTATATTTGTGTGTTATAATGTGTATGGGTTTATATCCAACTATAAGCCGACGTTTGGGATCGAGATTGCcctaatgataataatataatatttttttaattttgttcttaCTATCCAAAAGTGACCAAAATGTTcgtaacataaacaaataaaccatTGTATATAATGCTATTGTATATGTACAGAATGTAGAAATAAGAATCGAAAATCAAATGCTATTAACCATTTACAGTGCCGAAAGTTTCTAGATGCGCACGGAATGTTTAACTCCCGGAACCCCTTATTAACAGTAACAATTATCGGAAACGCATGCACGCATATTTACGGAAACCTATTAGGGACGTCGCATTCCCAAACCTCGCCGTATTAATTGCACAAGAAAAAGCAAGTCTACTTtagaattttgcaaaaaaaatattctttcattTTATAGTACTTTGTATTGTAAAACTTATGTGTTTTTAGACAAAACACTTCGGTGCAATTTATAAGTATTTCTGGAGTGAAAATAACGCGATATTTTTTGTTGCATCGAGATGCGAGATTTGACATTTACTTCGGTGCATCTTTTTAAATAAGTCTGTCCGAAGAAAAATAGAGATATTTATTGTTGCATTGACGTATATTTTTCGTTGACTTTCTAGAggattta comes from the Mya arenaria isolate MELC-2E11 chromosome 13, ASM2691426v1 genome and includes:
- the LOC128215370 gene encoding prostaglandin E2 receptor EP4 subtype-like — translated: MADDTYSFINTNMSNLITNSNEDVDVNASSGTFNASNGNMTSDVQSDPLISFTVPALMFSFGVFGNILAIAVLFRSSNEHKRTVFYRLVGALACTDLFGTCATSPITLAVYANKFKWVGGDALCQYESFMLIFAGYSTVFIIGAMAVDRLLAILCPFFYDQHITTRRAVLGICSLWAFAAFLGLLPILGLGENVKQFPGTWCFFTFVSSEIKNQIFAYMYASIGLSVISMTIVFNFVVTWTLLKMRRKAANISHAKRQDSELQMMMLLLGIIIIFSTCWCPFLIRVLINQSHQRQIDVRADLHALRLASFNQILDPWVYILFRKELFERVFGCMKSIVSSVSPCKCADDDVAYEERMERSETFRKTSSQVKFLDLEKDNDQLEDDIAIHEIQSTDINNKAETKSSETQRDQRPLQRKFSNGSSRRSLSKTKYITSDVDEESVPLTEVHSCHINLKHSACLFCLSNHPKSVVKMNKDTGYMAKSLEILNEKDSENPCTNYLSVIQDMSKVKRGSIHLSLEDVSGTHPHAERVGSGQMVSCHP